One window from the genome of Pseudanabaena yagii GIHE-NHR1 encodes:
- a CDS encoding endonuclease MutS2, with amino-acid sequence MQAETLELLEWNRLCQHLSTFTTTKLGAIAAVHLPIPDRYDQTLELLTQTKEAYSLEERNAGVSLDGIQNITEAVLRAEKQGILSAGELWAIATTLAGARNLRRQLDNADYCPNLQILASELRTYPDVEQEIYRCIDEGGNVLDRASVRLGEIRDELTSVRDQILTKLQNIMQRNASSLQEQIITQRNDRYVLSVKSPQRDRIPGVIHDTSSTGMTLFVEPNSIVQSNNRLRQLLKMEQAQIEIILENLSAKVTAIAEDLQKLLIIVTKIDLAVARARYAYWLGANPPHFTDHEAIVLRQLRHPLLVWQQRNEEGREVVPVDVLVSPQISVVVITGPNTGGKTATLKTFGLAALMAKAGMYIPAKEPVELPWFDLVLADIGDEQSLQQNLSTFSGHIRRIGRILDAISPQSLVLLDEVGAGTDPSEGSAIATALLEYLGEHTRLSIATTHFGELKALKYQNPKFENASVEFDDASLAPTYHLLWGIPGRSNALAIAGRLGLPQDILEAAQVRVGIGSAEMNEVIAELEAQRREQTQKTQAAAHLLAETERLHREILDRAEKMRSQEKELRERQEKEVQAAIAQAQKEVGRVIRKLQKGEQLGEQVAADVQRTEQRIEELTKRHMPVIHEEKIEVKVKVGDRVRIPKFGKIAQVLTAPNSSGEFSVRLGTMKLSVNVTDIEII; translated from the coding sequence ATGCAGGCTGAGACGTTAGAACTGTTGGAGTGGAATCGGCTATGTCAGCATTTATCAACATTTACAACGACGAAGCTGGGGGCGATCGCGGCGGTACATTTGCCGATACCCGATCGCTATGATCAGACATTAGAGCTATTGACTCAAACTAAAGAGGCATATTCCCTTGAGGAACGCAATGCTGGGGTGTCTTTAGATGGGATTCAGAATATTACTGAGGCGGTATTACGGGCGGAGAAACAGGGGATTTTGTCCGCAGGTGAGCTATGGGCGATCGCCACGACTTTGGCAGGGGCGCGAAATTTGCGCCGACAGTTAGACAATGCGGATTACTGTCCAAATTTGCAGATTTTAGCTAGCGAATTGCGGACTTATCCTGATGTGGAGCAGGAAATTTATCGCTGCATCGATGAAGGGGGCAATGTTTTAGATCGGGCTTCGGTACGTTTGGGGGAAATCCGTGATGAGTTAACCTCCGTGCGCGATCAAATTTTGACCAAGTTGCAAAATATCATGCAGCGCAATGCTAGCTCTTTGCAGGAGCAGATCATTACCCAACGCAACGATCGTTATGTGCTTTCGGTCAAATCGCCCCAACGCGATCGCATTCCGGGGGTAATTCATGATACTTCCAGCACAGGTATGACATTATTTGTCGAGCCGAATTCGATCGTGCAGTCTAATAATCGCTTGCGGCAACTCCTGAAAATGGAGCAGGCCCAAATCGAAATTATTTTGGAGAATTTGAGTGCCAAGGTAACGGCGATCGCTGAGGATTTGCAGAAATTACTGATTATCGTCACCAAGATTGATTTGGCAGTAGCAAGGGCAAGGTATGCCTATTGGTTAGGCGCAAATCCACCCCACTTTACTGATCATGAAGCGATCGTGCTCCGTCAGCTACGACATCCTCTATTAGTTTGGCAACAACGCAACGAAGAGGGACGCGAAGTTGTACCTGTGGATGTATTGGTATCCCCACAGATTTCCGTAGTTGTAATTACGGGACCAAATACAGGTGGTAAAACGGCAACTTTAAAAACCTTTGGCTTAGCCGCATTAATGGCAAAGGCAGGCATGTATATTCCTGCGAAGGAACCTGTGGAATTGCCTTGGTTTGATCTTGTCCTTGCGGATATTGGTGATGAGCAATCACTCCAACAAAATCTCTCGACCTTTTCGGGACACATTCGCCGCATCGGTCGCATTCTTGATGCGATTTCCCCACAATCCCTAGTACTACTCGATGAAGTTGGCGCAGGGACTGACCCCTCCGAAGGCAGTGCGATCGCTACAGCACTATTGGAATATCTGGGAGAACATACGCGCCTCAGTATTGCCACTACTCACTTTGGCGAACTCAAAGCCCTGAAATATCAAAATCCCAAATTTGAGAATGCTTCTGTGGAATTTGATGATGCCTCCCTTGCACCGACCTATCATTTGCTATGGGGGATTCCCGGACGCTCGAATGCTTTGGCGATCGCAGGGCGCTTAGGTTTGCCACAGGATATTCTCGAAGCCGCTCAAGTGCGTGTGGGCATTGGTTCGGCAGAAATGAATGAAGTGATCGCCGAACTCGAAGCACAGCGTCGCGAACAAACGCAAAAAACACAGGCAGCCGCGCATTTATTAGCGGAAACTGAACGCTTGCATCGAGAAATTCTGGATCGTGCGGAAAAAATGCGATCGCAGGAAAAGGAATTACGTGAGCGTCAAGAGAAGGAAGTCCAAGCTGCGATCGCGCAAGCTCAAAAGGAAGTCGGTCGAGTGATTCGCAAATTGCAAAAAGGAGAACAACTAGGCGAACAAGTCGCTGCGGATGTGCAACGCACTGAGCAGAGAATTGAGGAATTAACGAAGCGTCATATGCCCGTAATCCATGAAGAGAAAATCGAGGTAAAGGTGAAAGTAGGTGATCGCGTTCGGATTCCCAAATTTGGCAAAATCGCTCAAGTTCTCACCGCTCCCAATAGCTCTGGTGAGTTTTCAGTACGGCTTGGTACAATGAAATTATCAGTTAATGTGACGGATATCGAGATAATTTAA
- a CDS encoding tetratricopeptide repeat protein, with translation MPVITIREGQQTDSGFAATLSIEGRNYAIAINTPLISASDEAKWEWYFEQWLQYPMLDTTRAEQVAASIRDYGESLFDQVFSDRRAFADYSRLRDDLGSLRFEIEGSNPEFQALHWEALRDRDLPRPLAVDCVMVRKSTLPTPVMAGVNPSPTLNLLMVTARPFKEDVAYRVVSRPLIEAIANSQLPVKIDLLRPATFEALSNHLEEKGAGHYHMIHFDCHGALLPYTTCERVMLGGNLTFKPRYGRNPLAPYQGVKAFVVLESDVDGEEDLVEATELAALLTGKRIPVCMLNACQSGKQLGSEAAADQGADYRETSLGSRLMTAGMQMVVAMGYSVTVTAATVMMKAVYEQIFNRKLLEDAVRLGRRELFNQKERQAYYDYVIPLEDWLLPVVYGTQQVNLNLREFTAREEEAYFESLGRAFEFVLPEYDFVGRDLDILRIEKALARHNMLLLQGMGGTGKTTLLNFLREWWEKTHFADGEKGEQIFYFGYDERAWTLEQILFELGQRLYDRFEMGRFQAMSQAAQVPKLVALLRGAGHVLILDNLESVTGEPLAIPNTLPQAEQVKLRDFLKKLAGGKTRVIFGSRCGEDWLKAATFQQNVYGLRGLDQEARTLLAQRILARHVPQRVKAIEADPEFTRLMKVLAGYPLALEVVLPNLKSQSPSQVLDALQAADFDLDSGSEDKTKSILKCVEYSHSNLSPDAQRLLICLAPFSSFIDRSDLPNYAKQLQKLEPFQDYDFANFDAAIQEAINWGLLEGMDGSNRLLTIQPIFPYFLKTKLASLDEATCKALQEGFKIHYQGLAESYSQLMESKDPQKRQMGIFFCRLEYENLYNALQTCLANQESINIFFCLAEYFKVINDIQSRLKLSKFVVQEQEAYPLEIRKGEIGIEFVMARERLSYCYVELQEYGQAKESYQVVLSLYKRLKDFDNRERGLALANTYHQLGRVAQELREYGEARQNYQQALAIKIEFGDRYSQAGTYHQLGKLAQDLREYGEAWQNYQQALAIKIEFGDRYSQAGTYGNLGAVALNLREYEEAKLNYKQAISIFDEFNDRYKQATAYHQLGIVAQELREYGEAQQNYQQALAIFIEFDDRYSQASTYHQLGMIAQDLGEYEEARQNYQQALAIKIEFGDRYSQASTYEGLGRVAEDLEEFPEAKNNFLQALRIRHEFKDEYGIQTYVLPNFARLYQTTKDERLIEEISQVLGITLEEVKQS, from the coding sequence ATGCCTGTCATTACCATTCGTGAAGGACAACAGACGGATTCGGGCTTTGCGGCGACTCTGAGTATTGAGGGGCGGAATTATGCGATCGCGATTAATACTCCCTTAATATCGGCATCGGATGAGGCGAAGTGGGAGTGGTATTTCGAGCAGTGGTTGCAATATCCGATGTTGGATACGACTAGGGCTGAGCAGGTGGCGGCTAGCATTAGGGACTATGGGGAGAGTTTGTTTGACCAAGTGTTTAGCGATCGCCGTGCTTTTGCGGACTATTCACGATTGCGAGATGATTTGGGGTCGTTGCGGTTTGAGATTGAGGGGAGTAATCCAGAGTTTCAGGCTTTGCATTGGGAGGCGTTGCGCGATCGCGATTTGCCGCGACCTTTGGCGGTGGACTGTGTGATGGTAAGGAAAAGTACGCTGCCAACGCCTGTGATGGCTGGGGTGAATCCTTCGCCGACTTTGAATTTGTTGATGGTGACAGCGCGACCTTTTAAGGAGGATGTGGCTTATCGGGTGGTGTCGCGTCCTTTGATTGAGGCGATCGCCAATAGTCAGTTGCCAGTAAAGATCGATTTGCTGCGTCCTGCGACCTTTGAGGCTCTGTCGAATCATTTGGAGGAGAAGGGGGCGGGGCATTATCACATGATTCATTTTGATTGTCATGGGGCTTTGCTGCCATACACAACCTGTGAGCGGGTGATGCTGGGTGGGAATTTGACCTTTAAGCCACGTTATGGCAGAAATCCGCTTGCGCCCTATCAGGGGGTAAAGGCGTTTGTGGTGTTGGAGAGTGATGTGGATGGGGAAGAGGATTTGGTGGAGGCGACGGAGTTGGCGGCGTTGCTGACGGGGAAGCGGATTCCTGTCTGTATGCTGAATGCTTGTCAGTCGGGGAAACAGTTGGGATCTGAGGCGGCGGCGGATCAGGGGGCGGACTATCGCGAGACGAGTCTTGGTAGTCGGTTGATGACGGCGGGTATGCAGATGGTGGTGGCGATGGGCTATAGCGTCACGGTGACGGCGGCGACAGTGATGATGAAGGCGGTGTATGAGCAGATTTTCAATCGGAAGCTATTGGAAGATGCGGTGCGGTTGGGGCGGCGCGAGTTGTTTAACCAAAAGGAACGGCAAGCTTATTATGACTATGTGATTCCGTTAGAAGATTGGTTGTTGCCTGTGGTGTATGGCACGCAGCAGGTGAATTTGAATTTGCGGGAGTTTACGGCGCGAGAAGAGGAGGCTTATTTTGAGTCGTTGGGTCGGGCGTTTGAGTTTGTGCTGCCTGAGTATGATTTTGTGGGGCGGGATTTGGATATTCTCAGGATTGAGAAAGCGTTGGCGCGGCACAATATGCTGCTGTTGCAGGGGATGGGCGGTACTGGTAAGACGACGCTGTTAAATTTTTTGCGGGAATGGTGGGAGAAGACGCATTTTGCGGATGGTGAGAAAGGGGAGCAGATTTTCTATTTTGGTTACGATGAGAGGGCTTGGACGCTTGAGCAGATTTTGTTTGAGTTGGGACAGAGGCTGTATGACCGCTTTGAGATGGGCAGGTTTCAGGCGATGAGTCAGGCGGCGCAAGTGCCGAAGTTGGTGGCGCTGTTGCGGGGTGCGGGTCATGTGTTGATCTTGGATAATTTGGAGTCGGTGACGGGGGAACCTTTGGCGATTCCGAATACTTTGCCGCAAGCGGAACAGGTGAAGTTACGCGATTTCCTGAAGAAGTTAGCGGGGGGCAAGACGCGGGTGATTTTTGGGTCGCGCTGTGGTGAGGATTGGTTAAAGGCGGCGACTTTTCAGCAAAATGTGTATGGGTTGCGGGGGCTAGACCAAGAGGCGCGGACGCTGTTGGCGCAAAGGATTTTGGCGCGTCATGTACCGCAGAGGGTGAAGGCGATCGAAGCCGATCCAGAGTTTACAAGGTTAATGAAGGTGTTGGCGGGGTATCCGTTGGCGCTGGAGGTGGTGTTGCCAAATCTGAAAAGTCAATCGCCTTCGCAGGTTTTGGATGCGTTGCAGGCGGCGGATTTTGATTTGGATAGTGGGAGTGAGGACAAAACCAAGAGTATTTTGAAGTGTGTGGAATATTCCCACAGTAATTTGTCGCCCGATGCTCAAAGATTATTGATTTGTCTGGCTCCGTTTAGCAGTTTTATCGATCGTAGTGATTTACCGAATTATGCGAAGCAATTACAAAAGCTAGAACCATTTCAGGATTACGATTTTGCGAATTTTGACGCGGCGATTCAGGAGGCGATTAATTGGGGCTTATTGGAAGGAATGGATGGGTCAAATCGACTGCTGACGATTCAACCGATTTTCCCCTATTTCCTGAAAACTAAGTTAGCGAGTTTAGATGAAGCGACCTGCAAGGCGCTGCAAGAGGGTTTTAAGATTCACTATCAAGGTTTGGCAGAATCCTACAGTCAGTTAATGGAATCAAAAGATCCACAAAAACGCCAGATGGGGATCTTTTTCTGTCGATTGGAATACGAAAATCTCTACAATGCGCTACAAACTTGTTTGGCTAATCAAGAAAGTATTAATATTTTCTTCTGTTTGGCTGAATACTTCAAAGTTATTAATGACATCCAAAGCCGCCTTAAACTATCAAAATTTGTAGTTCAAGAACAAGAAGCCTATCCGCTAGAAATTCGCAAAGGCGAAATAGGTATTGAATTTGTAATGGCAAGAGAAAGATTGTCTTACTGCTACGTGGAATTACAAGAATATGGACAAGCAAAAGAATCCTATCAAGTAGTTTTAAGTCTGTATAAAAGATTGAAAGATTTTGATAATCGTGAAAGAGGACTCGCACTTGCCAACACATACCATCAGTTGGGAAGAGTAGCCCAAGAATTGCGAGAATATGGAGAAGCGCGGCAAAACTATCAACAGGCTTTGGCGATCAAAATCGAATTTGGAGATCGCTACTCCCAAGCTGGCACATACCACCAGTTGGGAAAATTAGCCCAAGACTTGCGAGAATATGGAGAAGCGTGGCAAAACTATCAACAGGCTTTGGCGATCAAAATCGAATTTGGAGATCGCTACTCCCAAGCTGGCACATACGGGAATTTAGGCGCGGTTGCCTTAAACTTGAGAGAATATGAAGAAGCCAAACTAAATTACAAACAAGCCATTTCAATCTTTGATGAATTTAACGATCGCTACAAACAAGCAACTGCCTACCACCAGCTAGGAATAGTTGCCCAAGAATTGCGAGAATATGGAGAAGCGCAACAAAACTATCAACAGGCTCTCGCGATCTTTATTGAATTTGACGATCGCTACTCCCAAGCCAGTACATACCACCAGTTGGGAATGATAGCCCAAGACTTGGGAGAATATGAAGAAGCGCGGCAAAACTATCAACAGGCTCTTGCGATCAAAATCGAATTTGGCGATCGCTACTCCCAAGCCAGTACCTATGAAGGTTTAGGTCGCGTTGCGGAAGATTTAGAAGAGTTTCCAGAAGCAAAAAACAATTTCTTACAAGCTTTGCGTATTCGGCATGAATTTAAGGATGAATACGGTATTCAAACCTATGTTCTACCTAATTTTGCTCGTCTCTATCAAACCACAAAGGATGAGAGACTGATAGAAGAGATTTCTCAGGTTTTAGGCATAACTCTTGAAGAAGTTAAGCAAAGTTAG
- a CDS encoding DUF433 domain-containing protein encodes MNWETYIHSDPDILVGKPVIKGTRLSVEFILGLLSAGWTEQQIFENYPTLNQNSLRAVFAFTTGAK; translated from the coding sequence ATGAACTGGGAAACTTATATTCACTCCGATCCAGATATTTTAGTTGGCAAGCCAGTCATCAAAGGCACAAGGCTTTCCGTCGAATTTATTTTGGGCTTATTGTCCGCAGGTTGGACAGAACAACAAATATTTGAGAACTATCCCACTCTAAACCAAAATTCACTCAGAGCCGTATTTGCCTTTACTACTGGAGCGAAATAA
- a CDS encoding helix-turn-helix domain-containing protein: MQQGHLKQKPTTFGAILKQWRDRRSFSQLELALTSQVSQRHISFLESGRAKPSQEMILQLATVLEIPFRHQNLMLSAAGFAPIHTETDLSAPEMASVCKAINCMLSQQEPYPAIVIDRYWNLLLANQGANRFLNILIAPEKLQTLFCVNGKINLMRFAFDPQGLRPFIVNWEELAGHLLQRVYREANSSIESEQSTLLFDELMHYPDAAELWKTSTKSPQNDLILTTHFKRNNLDLRFFSTIATLGTPYDITLQEIRIECLFPADEETERNWSLV; encoded by the coding sequence ATGCAGCAAGGGCATCTTAAGCAGAAGCCAACAACCTTTGGCGCGATCCTTAAACAATGGCGCGATCGCCGTAGCTTCAGTCAGCTAGAACTAGCCCTAACCAGTCAAGTTTCCCAACGTCACATCAGTTTTTTGGAATCGGGACGTGCGAAACCTAGTCAGGAAATGATTTTGCAATTGGCAACTGTTTTAGAAATTCCTTTTAGACATCAAAATTTAATGCTGAGTGCGGCGGGATTTGCCCCTATTCATACCGAAACCGATCTGTCAGCTCCTGAAATGGCATCGGTTTGTAAGGCGATCAATTGTATGCTGAGTCAGCAAGAACCCTATCCAGCGATCGTAATCGATCGCTACTGGAACTTACTCTTAGCGAATCAAGGGGCTAACCGATTCCTGAATATACTCATCGCTCCTGAGAAGTTGCAAACTTTGTTTTGTGTGAATGGAAAAATCAATTTGATGCGTTTTGCGTTCGATCCGCAGGGGCTACGTCCGTTTATTGTGAATTGGGAGGAGTTGGCTGGACATTTACTGCAAAGAGTGTATCGTGAGGCGAATTCATCGATTGAGAGTGAACAATCGACTCTGTTATTTGATGAGCTAATGCATTATCCTGATGCAGCCGAACTTTGGAAAACTTCAACTAAATCGCCACAAAATGATTTGATTTTGACAACTCACTTCAAGCGAAATAATTTAGATCTGCGGTTCTTCTCAACGATCGCAACGCTCGGCACTCCCTATGACATCACGCTTCAGGAGATAAGAATTGAGTGTCTATTCCCCGCAGATGAGGAGACTGAACGCAACTGGAGTCTTGTTTAA
- a CDS encoding nitrate reductase associated protein encodes MLQFFQFEADFVASLRCIPMQVRYKLDTCGIKLKLQHWLSFSTGDRQKLIDLPCTTVEEIQNYRDNLRSLVCQQFQIYPSDLPIEENPAWLQSEFIPISVLQHAEELKVAIDLSQWQNLTPLQRFALIKLSTSDHENSNFLPALQEFDLI; translated from the coding sequence ATGCTCCAATTTTTTCAGTTTGAAGCAGATTTTGTAGCCTCCTTGAGATGTATCCCGATGCAAGTACGCTACAAACTTGATACCTGTGGCATCAAACTAAAACTTCAGCATTGGCTCAGTTTTTCAACAGGCGATCGCCAGAAATTAATTGACCTGCCCTGTACTACTGTCGAAGAAATTCAAAACTATCGTGACAATTTGCGATCGCTGGTTTGTCAACAGTTCCAGATATATCCTAGCGATTTACCCATTGAGGAAAATCCTGCATGGTTGCAAAGTGAATTTATCCCGATCAGCGTTTTGCAACACGCAGAGGAATTAAAAGTAGCGATCGACCTATCGCAGTGGCAAAATCTCACCCCCCTACAAAGATTTGCCCTGATTAAGCTCAGCACATCCGATCACGAAAACAGTAATTTTTTACCCGCCTTACAAGAATTTGACTTAATTTGA
- a CDS encoding response regulator transcription factor, whose product MRILLVEDDANLADTLAEVLTGQHCVVDIARDGEEGWEKSQADDYNLILLDVMLPKLDGINLCRRLRAHGNNIPILMVTALDMSSDKVQGLDAGADDYLVKPIDPPELMARIRALSRRAQVAEPTVLRWGELQLDPGMHEVSYTGQSVHLTPKEYNILELLLHHGRQVLKRITIVEHVWSLTDPPREDTINATIKSLRNKLKGAGAPHNLIETIHGVGYRLSQLS is encoded by the coding sequence ATGAGAATTCTCCTTGTAGAAGATGATGCCAACTTAGCTGACACTTTAGCCGAAGTGTTAACAGGTCAGCATTGTGTTGTAGATATTGCTAGAGATGGGGAAGAAGGCTGGGAGAAATCTCAAGCTGATGATTACAACCTCATTTTGCTAGATGTCATGTTGCCCAAGTTAGATGGCATTAACCTATGTCGTCGTCTGCGTGCCCATGGCAACAATATCCCGATTTTGATGGTCACAGCTCTTGATATGAGTTCTGACAAGGTTCAGGGTCTAGACGCTGGTGCTGACGATTATCTCGTCAAACCCATCGATCCACCTGAGTTAATGGCTCGTATCCGTGCGTTGTCACGTCGTGCTCAGGTTGCAGAACCCACTGTTTTACGTTGGGGGGAATTGCAGCTTGATCCAGGAATGCATGAGGTTTCCTATACAGGTCAATCTGTGCATTTAACACCTAAGGAGTACAACATCCTAGAGTTGTTGCTACATCATGGTCGTCAAGTATTGAAACGGATCACAATTGTCGAGCATGTCTGGTCGCTGACTGATCCACCTAGAGAAGATACGATCAATGCCACGATTAAGAGTCTGCGGAACAAGTTGAAGGGTGCAGGTGCTCCCCACAACTTGATCGAGACAATTCATGGTGTTGGCTATCGCTTAAGTCAACTTTCATAA
- the hemL gene encoding glutamate-1-semialdehyde 2,1-aminomutase, translating to MTANLSTFKTTASQEIFAKAKELMPGGVSSPVRAFKSVGGEPIVFDRVNGAYAWDIDGNKYIDYVGSWGPAIVGHSHPEVIEALHKALEKGTSFGAPCVLENILAEMVIEAVPSVEMVRFVNSGTEACMSVLRLMRAFTGRDKIIKFEGCYHGHADMFLVKAGSGVATLGLPDSPGVPKSTTANTLTAPYNDLEAVKQLFVENPDQISGVIIEPVVGNAGCIVPKDGFLQGLKDLCHANGALLVFDEVMTGFRLSYGGAQARFGITPDLTTMGKVIGGGLPVGAYGGRKEIMSLVAPAGPMYQAGTLSGNPLAMTAGIKTMEILKRAGSYEYLEQITKKLADGMLAIAHETGHAATGNIVGAMFCMFFTNQKVYSYEDAKTSDTAKFAKFHRAMLEHGVYLAPSQFEAGFTSLAHTDADIEATLTAARTVLSQIPA from the coding sequence ATGACTGCGAATTTATCTACTTTTAAAACAACGGCATCTCAAGAAATTTTTGCCAAAGCTAAAGAACTAATGCCTGGTGGTGTGAGTTCCCCCGTCCGAGCCTTTAAATCCGTTGGTGGTGAACCCATCGTCTTCGATCGCGTCAATGGTGCATATGCATGGGACATCGACGGCAATAAGTATATTGACTATGTTGGCTCATGGGGACCTGCGATCGTTGGGCATTCACACCCCGAAGTCATCGAAGCACTACATAAAGCATTAGAAAAAGGCACAAGCTTTGGTGCGCCCTGCGTCCTCGAAAATATCCTCGCCGAAATGGTGATCGAAGCCGTACCTAGTGTGGAAATGGTACGCTTTGTGAACTCTGGTACTGAAGCCTGTATGTCCGTCTTGCGCTTGATGAGAGCCTTTACAGGTCGCGACAAAATCATCAAGTTTGAAGGTTGCTATCACGGTCACGCTGATATGTTTCTTGTCAAGGCAGGTTCGGGTGTCGCAACCCTCGGTTTACCTGATTCCCCTGGGGTTCCTAAATCCACAACCGCCAATACTCTTACAGCTCCCTACAATGACCTTGAAGCGGTCAAACAGTTATTCGTCGAAAATCCCGATCAAATTTCTGGTGTGATCATCGAGCCAGTAGTCGGTAATGCTGGCTGTATAGTACCTAAGGACGGATTCCTGCAAGGCTTAAAGGATCTCTGTCATGCCAATGGCGCATTGTTAGTATTTGATGAAGTAATGACAGGCTTCCGTCTTTCCTATGGCGGTGCACAGGCTCGTTTTGGCATTACACCCGACTTGACCACAATGGGCAAAGTCATCGGCGGCGGTTTACCTGTAGGCGCATATGGTGGTCGCAAAGAGATTATGTCCCTCGTTGCGCCTGCGGGTCCCATGTATCAGGCAGGTACATTGTCGGGAAATCCTTTGGCGATGACCGCAGGCATCAAGACGATGGAAATCCTCAAGCGTGCTGGTTCCTATGAATATCTAGAGCAGATCACTAAAAAGCTAGCTGATGGCATGTTAGCGATCGCCCATGAAACTGGACATGCTGCTACGGGTAACATTGTTGGTGCGATGTTCTGTATGTTCTTTACCAATCAAAAGGTATATAGCTACGAAGATGCCAAAACTAGCGATACTGCCAAGTTTGCCAAATTCCATCGCGCCATGCTAGAGCATGGTGTTTACCTTGCTCCATCACAGTTTGAGGCTGGTTTTACCTCCCTTGCCCATACTGATGCTGATATTGAGGCAACTCTCACCGCAGCTCGCACTGTATTGTCACAAATCCCTGCCTAG
- a CDS encoding ATP synthase subunit B family protein, with protein MLTENSTASTKSNNGNYNGSIAPVQRADYYMSLHKELDHLEEMVLESGPRVMGHTVIDEEKLCQQIDRVRLSVPESIAKAEEILLYKQDLIAEAQQYAEDLIKSAELRASQLLEESLIIRQAEQEANQIRREIQEECEQMRSQTLNEVNQMRRQAQKDLDSLHQRVTSEVQDMQRGADEYSDRVLGNLESQLIDMIKIVQNGRKELRL; from the coding sequence ATGCTGACAGAAAATTCAACTGCTAGTACCAAATCTAATAATGGTAATTACAACGGCTCGATTGCACCTGTACAGAGAGCTGATTACTATATGAGCTTGCACAAAGAGTTAGACCATCTTGAAGAAATGGTGCTAGAAAGCGGTCCCCGTGTGATGGGTCATACGGTGATCGACGAAGAAAAGTTGTGTCAGCAAATCGATCGCGTCAGGTTATCAGTGCCCGAATCGATCGCTAAGGCAGAAGAGATCCTCCTTTACAAGCAAGATTTAATCGCTGAAGCACAACAATATGCAGAAGATTTAATCAAGTCTGCCGAGTTACGCGCTAGTCAACTCCTCGAAGAATCATTGATTATCCGCCAAGCTGAACAAGAGGCAAATCAAATCCGCCGCGAGATCCAAGAAGAATGTGAGCAAATGCGATCGCAAACCCTCAACGAGGTCAACCAAATGCGTCGCCAAGCCCAAAAGGATCTCGATAGCCTGCATCAGCGTGTGACTAGTGAAGTCCAAGACATGCAGCGTGGGGCAGATGAATATAGCGATCGTGTGTTAGGCAATCTTGAATCACAACTAATTGACATGATCAAAATTGTCCAAAACGGACGCAAAGAACTACGACTTTAA
- a CDS encoding RNA recognition motif domain-containing protein, whose protein sequence is MSIRLYVGNLPAELDRQALEKIFNESGDSVSLKVITDRKTGKCRGFGFVTVGSDEVADTVIEKFNGYDFNGAVLKLEKALPRTKGKGEDGSDEEGSNDSVKSEAESSSTAVAAPVKAAAKRKKRNNNKKSTGSSSSSSSSSTEAHQPDPRWASDLERLKQQLLEAQGAAK, encoded by the coding sequence ATGTCCATCCGCCTTTATGTTGGCAACCTGCCAGCAGAATTAGATCGCCAAGCTCTAGAAAAAATTTTCAATGAATCAGGTGATTCAGTATCTTTGAAAGTTATAACTGATCGCAAAACTGGCAAATGCCGTGGTTTTGGATTTGTGACCGTCGGATCTGATGAAGTTGCCGATACAGTCATTGAAAAATTTAATGGTTATGACTTCAACGGTGCTGTGTTAAAACTGGAAAAAGCTCTTCCTCGCACTAAAGGTAAGGGAGAAGACGGCTCTGACGAGGAAGGATCTAATGACTCTGTAAAATCAGAGGCTGAATCTTCATCTACCGCAGTTGCCGCACCAGTTAAGGCTGCCGCCAAACGCAAAAAACGTAACAACAATAAAAAATCCACTGGAAGTTCATCTTCTAGCTCTAGTAGTTCGACTGAAGCACATCAACCCGATCCACGTTGGGCTTCCGATCTTGAGCGTCTCAAGCAACAGCTTCTAGAAGCACAAGGCGCAGCTAAGTAA